From Aegilops tauschii subsp. strangulata cultivar AL8/78 chromosome 5, Aet v6.0, whole genome shotgun sequence:
TATTGGTGGAAAACCACCAAGCTGCAAACACAGAGATACCTCAACATTTGGTGCAGCAGATGTATTATTCCTGGACCCTCTGTTTTCCCGGTATTGTGGACCTCATGTCCTTCTCATAGAAGTGGGACCTAGGATGATGACGTCAGTAGCACTTTGTATAGATCAGGACGCATGTCCCTGAATATACCCCAACAGCACGCTGTATATATCAGGAATTGATCTCGTCCAAGTCGAACTCTGCTGCAACCACCTCCTCGTCTTTGTCATTTGAAAGCTTGACGATTTCTTCAGTTGGCCCTGCATATGCACATACATATCAATCATGCTTCTATTGTTGCACCTTCCTCTGTAATTTAAGACTACACACTGAAGCTGGATTACCTGCGATGAACGAATTCTCGTAGAACTAAATAGTGTTGTTGCCATGCTCAGTCTCTCAACAGTTTCCCTTCCTATCCGGTTAGAAGCAACAAGGAAAACCTGTTGGGCATACTTAAAGGTCACTCACAAAACTGTTGAGCCAACTGGTAGAACCATTTAGAAATGGAATAAATATTACAGAATACTATGACACAACTAAAAGTACCTAATTAGCGCCATCCAGGTTCATATCGTGGGGTTCAGAACCAATAGCGGTGGGATAGGACAATATCTCTGCCCCCTGTAGAACATAGTCCTTGCAGTATCTGGAAACCAAATTCCTGCCAAGGCATGGATGACAAGGTCAGTCTTTGGCTCTTTGCCCCTTTCTTCATGAAACCGCAACACCGCATTCATCCTACGCTGCTGCAGAAGTAGAAGCAAAGAATAAGCTCCAGGTATTCACAAATCATTCAATCAAGTACACATAAGGAAGCACAAAAGAGTATAGATAACAGAAGAGAGCAAACGCACCTCAGTTGAGACTTGAGAGTCAGCAGGAGGGCATTAACCTCTTTAAAAACGTCTGGTTCATCCTGCCAGACTCAGTTTCTGCTGCTGGAATGTCCTTATGTGGAATAGAGGAAATCAAGTGGAAATACTCCCCACCTTGTCTGCAATGTCTTTGCAAGTTGGGGCAACCAactatcttcaaggatttgagtGCTGGGAGCCGTTGGAGGAGGTCCTGCGGGAATTTTTCTATCCCTGTACACCTCTCAATTGTCACCTGCTCAAGAGAGGTGAGGCCATTGGGCAAAGTTTTCAAGCCATTGCAGCCCTGAATCCGGAGCACCCTCAGCTTGGATACATTTGAAGGCAGCGCCATCAAACATGTGCATTCTCCTATCACTAGTTCATCAAGGGATGCAGCCACCTCAGGAATATACCGTAAGCTGCCACAGTTGTAAATGCTTAACATCTCCAGCTGGGGCAACGGAAGGATTTTATCAGACGGCGAGCCCTTCCCCTTGAGCTTAACGCAGGAGCTAATGCGCAGAAAACGGAGACGAGTCAGGTTTTGGAGCTCCTCCATTGGCCAATGGACAAGTTCGTCGCACCCAGAAATGCACAGTTCTTCAACAAAACCAAAGCACTCCCGGAGCCTCAGCAGGTGCGATTTTGACAAAGTGGATGCCGTTTCAAAGCAATTGGGACCAGATAGCCACATACTCCGAAGGGTTTCCAAGGGCCTATGGCTTTGCTGGTCCTCTGGAGGCAGCATCATATCACCCAGTGAGCTAACACTCAATTTCACGAGGGATAGCCAAGAGCCCAAAGGCATGCTTGCAGAACGAATGAATTCTCCACCAAACTCAAGCTCAGAGAGCGTTGTCAGATGAGCGATTGAGCTGATTGGAAGACTGTAACTTTCCATTATCCGCAGCTTCTCTAGAACTGGGCTGCTCGGAACACTTGCAACCTTCGGACAGGCATACATACTTAGCTCTTCGAGCAGAGGAAACATCACCAAGCTATGAGGTTCCCCTGCAGTACTGTTTTCTGTCCATCTCTCCAACTCTGGTAAGTTTTCTAAGACCATTCTTTTTAGTTTTGGGAAGATCTGATGAGACGCATTGCATCCTTCAACCTCCACATCAGTGTCCTTGCATATTATGGTCAGGCTATCCATGTAGCCTAAGGACAAATACTCGAGGGAGACCAACAGCGGAGCCGATGGGAGATGTTTGCATTTTGGGCAGTTGAAGATTATGAGTTTTCTTAGGCACTGGCACATCTGAGAGTGCATCATCCATGACGAGAATTTAGTGCCACCATAACCATGTATCTCCAATACCTTGATCTCACTATGAGGTGCAAGAGCCTCCAATACTTCTTCCATGTTACCAACATCATCTTGAGGCCCATGATATTTTCGACGACCCCAGCATAGCGACAGTTCACTTAGATTCTTTTTCTGATAGAGCTTGGCTTCTTTTGCATCCACCACACTCTCTACTTTTATCAAATTGTATAGTTCCAACCGGTGGCTAAGGTATTTTAGATCTTTGAGTTGATCAATTCCACAACCATCTCCAGTGTCCACAACAAACGATGTTAGCGTGTGCAGGTTGCTTAGTTGACTAATCTTTGGGGGCATCCGCTCCAGTTTATCACACTCAAAGAGATAGAGATGGTGGAGGTTTTTCATGGTTCTGATGCCTTCAGGTAAATATCGGAGCTTGTGGCAATGATTGAGTCTCAGCGACTGCAAGTTGTACAACATGCATACCGAATCTGGCAATGTAACAATTTCAGAATGAGAAAGGTCAAGATATCGCAAATGCTTTGTATTTATGGGTTGTCGGATATGAAGGCCACGGCAACATAATGCTCTTAATGATGTCAGCCTTAACTTGCTAAGATCCTTCTGTGATGATGACGGTGCTAACAAAGTTCGGAGAGATTCCTTACTTTTCAGTAATCCATGGCATTGTTCCAATTCATCTGATGATATTTTCATGTGAAAGACATCTTTTACAGATGCTTTCTGCTGAATCAACTCTTGTATAGTTGCACATTCATCCGTAACATCTTTTGCTAGGTCATGCATTAAATCATGCATCCCACATCCAACCAAACCATGCCTTGAAGCTGGGTCATCAAATGGTTTCACTTCCACATCCTGAAGAAAGGATCTCCAAACCAACTCGTTGAAAACAAATTCGCCTTTCTGCTCCAAATCCATCATTCCTGCCTCTTTTTGAATAAACCCATTAGCCATCCACAGTTGGATCAACATGCTTTTTTCCATCTCACTGTTCTTGGAGAAGACCGCGCAGAAGGCAAAGCACTGCTTCATTTCAGAAGATAAGTGCCGATAGCTTAATTTTAGTATGGATATGATTTCTTGTTTGCCTGTAACACTATCCCCAATACTGCTTTCTGCAATGGCCTCCCATTCCCAGGCTCGTCTTTCTGAACTCATCAAACCCCCCACTGCACTCAGAGCAAGAGGGTGCCCCTTGCATTTGCTGACAATACGCTTGCCGATCGACATCAATTCTGCCTGCTCACGCACATTTTCCTTGAAAGCTTTCCTTGAGAACAGTTTCCACGAGTGCTCTTCACTCAGATGTGCCAGCTCATGGGTTTGAAGCGTGCCCATTATAGACGCTGCTCGTGGGCTCCGAGTCGTCGCTTCCAGAACCGCCGACGGAGCACAACACTGATTTCAGGGTATCCTCCCACTTTTGCTGTACTTCATTCCAAACATCGTCAAGAACAAGCAGAAACCTTTTCCAGCCAATGACCTCCTGAAGTCTCCCTCGCAGCAGCTCGATTGTGTCCGGAATGTCGCATCTCCCTCTCGTAGCCAACTCAATGATGGACTTCACAAGGGCAGCGGTTTCGAAGCTGTCCGACGCACAGTGCCACATGAGTAACTGAAAATGCTGCTGGACCTTGGGGTCGTTGTACACCATCTTGGCAAGCGTGGTCTTGCCCAAACCGCCCATCCCAAAGATGGGCAGGACCTGCACTTTCTGATGATCTTGCTGGCCGAGCAACAAGTTGACCACCGCCTCCCTGTCGGCATCTCTGCCAAAGATCTGCGCGGTGTCGTCCAGCGCCGAGTGCGTCTGCCGGCAAAGAACGACACGCGGCGCCTCCGCGTGGTTCTCCAGGCCGAAAGCGCTCATCTCCGCGACAAGCAGATTGATCTTGTTGAGGACACTGTTCAGCCTCCAGCTCATTGTGAGACGGAACAGAAGCGGGGTGAAATAGCCGAGCACCTTGCGGGCGGTCGACTCGCGGACCTGGGCTTCACGGCGCAGCGCCTCGTGGTGGAAGTCGTCGAGGACGTCGTCGGCCTGGTAGGCGACGGTCCTGAGGTCCTTGATCCACCTCCGGACGGCCGGGTTGAGCTCGCTCTTGAGCTCCGCGTCGGCCAGCTTGCACTGGACGGCCAGCAGCTGGCGCTCCAGCTTGCGGCGGTCGCCGTCGACGCCCCACATGCCGGCCACGCCCTGGACGAGCGCGTCGGCCGCCTTGCCGGCCGTGATGCGTACCACCGGCAGAAGCAGAGCTTCCGCCATGCTAGCTCGTACTATGCTCAGGTCTTTCTTGCGGTTGTGCGTGGGTGCGGAAGAATTGTCAAGCACAAGGCAAGAGATGAAGCAGttaggtggggaggaggccgagggGAATTGGGGATGAGATTTCAGAGAAAGTGTGCAAGTGGAACACACTGCCCGTGGGCCCGTCGTACGTGGGGTCGACCGCGTCCCGTTCATCGTCCGTCAGCATTCAGCAAGGAGGACTGGCTCTGCATTGGGGACGTGACAGATTTCGCCCCAGCCCCACCACTGCGACAGGCGTTTTTTCCTATATTCGCCCAACTGGCCTTTTTTAATAGAttattaaaaaaatcaaaatacTTACTAAGTGCACCCAAAAAAAAGGTTCATCCAAATGGACTTACTAAGTACAGGCTGCAAAGCACTCTAGGCTCACAAGAACCCTGCATCGACTTGGTTTGATGATGAAAAAGGAGCACAACACATGTGACACTTGGTTGATAGGTCTGCATTACACAGTTGGTTGAGCAACTGTGAAGCAGCGATGcatcattttcatattgctttcATTTCAAATATTCTGGTTCCGGTCACATCATCATCACATGACGGTATTTTTATTCATGTTATGTATCGGTCGAAAATCACCAAGCTGGAAACGCAGAGGCCGATCACTATTTATGCAGGGCGAAGCTAGACAAGAAGATCGATCTACCGTTTGGTGTTCTCCCGGTATTGCGGACCTCGTGTCCTCTTCAAAAAAGTGGAACCTAGGATGATGATGATGTCTTGCCATCCAACGTCAGCAGCACTCTGTATAGATCAGGACGCCTGTCCCTGAATATCCCCCAGCCGTGTCTGGTGGATTTGATCTCGTCCAAGTCGAACTCTGCCACCAGCACCTCCTCATCTTTGTCGTTTGCGAGCTTCACGATTTCTCCAGTTGGCCCTACACGAACACAGGCGTACATAATGATCATACCAGTCATGCTTTTATTGTTGCACCTTCCTCTGTAAAATACACACACAAGCTGTGAATTACCTGCGATGAACGAATTCCCGTAGAACTTTATGGTGCTGTTCCCATGCTCAGTCTCAACGGTTTCCTTCCCTATCCGGTTAGAAGCAACCAGAGGAACCTGTTGGGCACATTAAGGTGAATCACGAAACCGTGAGAACTCTTGAACCAACTGGTACAAACATTTAGAAATAGAAGAAATGTCTTTTAGACTCGTGAAAGAAGATACGGGTCCATTTAAGGACATTAAACAGAACAGCTAACAGTACCAAGTTAGCGCCGGCGTGGCCTTGCATGACACGCTTCCAGTGTTCGCGGGAGTCCAGGTTCATATCCTGGGGTTCAGAACCAATAGCAGTGGGATAGAACAATATTTCTGCCCCCTGTAGCACCATAGCCCTTGCGGTCTCTGGGAACCACTGATCCCAGCAAATTCCTACCAAGGCATGGATGACAGGGTCAGTAATGATAGGCAAAGCTGCAAATTTACTAATCGGTCACGCTGATCATTAACAGAGCTACTGTGACAAAATTACATAAATAAATGGTATCGGTGCAAATAAAATTAACTTACCAACACCAATTGTTGCATACTTGGTTTTGAAAGCCTGCATCAACAAAAGGTGGTCTTACTAAGAAAGTTCCTAACAATAACAATGATAGCCACAGCTACAATATGTAGATCTTGTTTAACCAAAAGTGGTATCTTATACAGATACTGAATAATGTTTACCTTGAATCCAGTGTCACCCGGGTTGAAATAAAATTTCTCTTGATAACCTGACAAAAGAAAGCGCTTATCTAGATCAGATAGTGCACTTAGAATTTATACTGTATTAGGCGAACACTACTGTAAAGTCATACCTGGTCCATCTGGAATGTGTGATTTGCGGTATAGACCAAGATCGGTGCCATCAGCATCAATAATGGCCACGGAATTATAATGAGCATTGCCCGCTTCTTCAAAGAAACTTACAGGTATTACAACATCCAACTCCTTTGCAAGTTTTTGCATTCTATGGACAATGAAAAACGAAGTGTATGTATAAATATTGCAGACACTTGACtgaaaatatcactagccagcagTCCACATGCTTCAAGCACAACAAGCTACCCTACCTCATTATAGTCGGGTTCTCTTTATAAGGCTTGGCACGCCCAAAGAAATCCATCCTTTGAGCTTGACAGAAATAGTGCCCCTCAAATAGCTCCTACAGAATTTAACAAATGTAAGTGGAGAATTAAATATGTCTTATTGTCCTCGTTTTGCTGTGAAACTAAAGGCGGAATATACATCCGAATTCATATGTCTGCCATGCCTGCCTCGAAAGAAATATTGCAAGCGTAAATTTTGTCACTCATCAATGAACATCACATTTATTTATCATATGGGTTTACCTGAATGAGGATGATGTTCGCGCCTTTCTTATGAGCTTCTCTAATCAACCTGAAATACAAATGATTAGCAATTCAGGTTCTTTTGTATTCCCCGTGACAGATACGAGTGACAACTAAAAAAACCATAGGAAATAGCTTCCTTTCTTGTCACTGTGAATAATAGTTGGAGACCACAAAACTCTTAGTTTCTAGCAGTACCACAAGTCAGAAGCACATTCCAGATCTTCCATGTGCATGTAACTATGGAAAAGTGTAATTTTGACAAGAGAAGTGATGCACTACAATCTTTACAACATGATTTTGCTACACGCCTACAATGAATGAAAAAGCATATGGCAGCTTCATAAAGTGGCTCTACACATATAAAAAAGATGACTAAGCGCAATTATCCAATGCTGATTAGCCTCTTCACAAACAAATTGTACACAAAATGCCATACGTGTAGCACTAACAAACAGTCCTTAGAAAAGGTGAACTACGAACCATGGACTCTGGTTCTGCACTGTTACTTTTCATGCAAAGATGCTCGCTAGCAAAGAGAAATGGTGGCAAGAGAATTAATCCTGACATTAAGGGTGAATACTTATCAAAATAATCATCACTACAGAGCTAGAACAAAATATCCCCAGAGTCAATGATGAAAACAGTTAACACATGTAAAACAAAACAGTTAACATACGGCAACAGAAAGTGTGACTCATTTAGACATTAGGCCAGTCACGGTTAAAAACAAATAAATATGTAGATCAccaagttttttttttctttggaATGACAAGGTTGTTGTGGAGAAGTGAAGTCCTCACTCCCAGTTGACTCATTTGGTTTGTCTATCCAAAATATGTGGACGAAAATGGTTTAAAATACATGTTTTGAAATGGAGAAAGAACAATAACTGCTGATATGGGTGAGGCACACCAACTGGATGTCCTCTGTGATGGTTACTGTACAGAGCCACTAAACAGGCTACCTAGTGCAAATGGATGGCGCTCTCATTTTTATCATGGAATACACAAGATCCCATGTGTAATAGTACAAAGCTTATGACACAGTACCTCGTATTTGCGGTTAGAACAGGCTATTAATAAAGCAGGAGCAACTGATTGCCATTGGTTGGTTTTCT
This genomic window contains:
- the LOC109780412 gene encoding N-carbamoylputrescine amidase, which translates into the protein MAGAGRKVAVAAVQFACTDTVADNVAAAERLIREAHKKGANIILIQELFEGHYFCQAQRMDFFGRAKPYKENPTIMRMQKLAKELDVVIPVSFFEEAGNAHYNSVAIIDADGTDLGLYRKSHIPDGPGYQEKFYFNPGDTGFKAFKTKYATIGVGICWDQWFPETARAMVLQGAEILFYPTAIGSEPQDMNLDSREHWKRVMQGHAGANLVPLVASNRIGKETVETEHGNSTIKFYGNSFIAGPTGEIVKLANDKDEEVLVAEFDLDEIKSTRHGWGIFRDRRPDLYRVLLTLDGKTSSSS